A window of Oscillospiraceae bacterium contains these coding sequences:
- a CDS encoding DUF4340 domain-containing protein has product MIKNIKGIIAIAIVAVVLVVALLLLLLFPSKDADSSSELSSEPVKVFEVDKSTVTAIDVKNQNGEISLVKEGNDFKLKGKDSLPQNISKISSVVSEVVKIEATQSVNKAPEDLSIYGLSEPKATITVSQNDGASHTILLGDEALNGGIYLKKGDSDEVFLVDAYDFYCYEYTNLDLYTTSTDTKATNENVKYVKLINGNKTVYELEVLSDEEIKKNEGTYQSIYEMVAPVKCATDTETVSKVINAISGFTFEKVVADEFDNKLLEEYGLLTPNIVFTYKYTVEETETDSTTGETKVISTESFKETIKIGKEKENGKYYAMFEGRDLIYSVSSSYVSAFNDVTTDQMCASLVYITNINTVKNITVEGYNKTYSFDLLNSDAEDTEDMIVKYNGKEYPQDTFRKLYQVIIGTTQNGLSDNRTGSLEATITFNKTDGKKDVISFYKIDDRNMFVKINGEGIYSVNKTSVEKIFSSCEKYINGEKITV; this is encoded by the coding sequence ATGATAAAAAATATTAAAGGTATTATTGCTATTGCAATTGTAGCAGTGGTTTTGGTTGTTGCTCTTTTACTACTGTTGTTATTTCCTTCAAAGGATGCAGATTCAAGCTCTGAGCTTTCTTCAGAGCCTGTAAAAGTATTTGAAGTTGATAAATCAACAGTTACTGCTATTGATGTAAAAAATCAAAACGGAGAAATTTCTCTTGTAAAAGAAGGAAACGATTTTAAACTTAAAGGTAAAGATTCACTGCCTCAAAACATATCGAAAATTTCATCTGTTGTTTCTGAGGTCGTAAAAATTGAAGCTACACAATCTGTAAATAAAGCTCCTGAGGATTTATCTATCTACGGATTGTCTGAGCCAAAAGCGACTATCACCGTTTCTCAAAACGACGGAGCTTCTCATACAATTCTTTTGGGAGATGAAGCGTTAAACGGGGGAATATATTTAAAAAAAGGCGATAGTGACGAGGTTTTCCTTGTAGATGCATATGATTTTTACTGTTATGAATATACTAATTTGGATTTATATACAACTTCAACTGATACTAAGGCTACAAACGAAAACGTTAAATATGTAAAGCTTATTAATGGAAATAAAACTGTATATGAATTAGAGGTTCTTTCAGACGAAGAAATCAAAAAAAACGAGGGAACATATCAGTCTATTTATGAAATGGTTGCCCCTGTTAAGTGTGCTACAGATACTGAAACTGTTTCTAAGGTAATAAATGCTATTAGCGGATTTACCTTTGAAAAGGTTGTTGCTGACGAATTTGATAATAAATTACTTGAAGAGTATGGCCTTTTAACTCCCAATATAGTGTTTACCTATAAATATACTGTTGAGGAAACTGAAACTGACAGCACAACAGGAGAAACCAAGGTTATCTCTACAGAAAGCTTTAAAGAAACTATTAAGATAGGTAAAGAAAAAGAAAACGGAAAATATTATGCTATGTTTGAAGGCAGAGATTTAATATATTCTGTTTCTTCCTCTTATGTCAGTGCATTTAACGATGTTACTACAGACCAAATGTGCGCTTCTCTTGTTTATATCACTAATATAAATACTGTTAAAAACATTACTGTTGAAGGATATAATAAGACATATTCTTTTGATTTGTTAAATTCCGATGCTGAAGATACTGAAGATATGATTGTTAAATACAACGGAAAAGAATATCCTCAGGATACCTTTAGAAAGCTTTATCAAGTAATTATCGGAACTACGCAAAACGGGTTGTCGGATAATCGAACAGGATCCTTAGAAGCTACTATAACCTTTAATAAAACAGACGGCAAGAAAGATGTTATAAGCTTCTATAAAATTGATGACAGAAATATGTTTGTTAAGATTAACGGAGAGGGTATTTACAGCGTTAATAAAACCTCAGTAGAAAAAATATTTTCAAGCTGTGAAAAATATATAAACGGCGAGAAAATTACTGTTTGA
- a CDS encoding penicillin-binding protein 2, whose translation MNKSIKRAVSFVIFVALIFVLYGARLVYLQLICGESYLEKSQKSVLRSATVIAPRGEIVDRLGRPLVSNRIGYTVTLEKDMMEDINATLKRLVEVLDENGDVFEDNFPITLNEPYDFLEYNTENKGVLSSSFKAYLKKRKINIESTPQEIVTQLKSYYELNDYDELMARKIIGIRCELDLGGYAATGYILANDISINSVTKIKEDYENFKGISVDTTPIREYDQADIAAHILGRVGMIYAEEYPALKAQGYSLNDQVGKDGIENTCEKYLKGINGLKQVEKNTSGQITSIIESKQAIPGNNVILTIDSDLQRVAEKALEKRINEIKEEAYTVYGRDGMGADVQGGAVVVVEVNTGEILALANYPTYKLETYNKDFSENINNPLKPLLNRGISGTYPPGSTFKMLTGIAGLEEKVVNINTTYSCYGSYTYYADAGYSPRCYAGMAHGTNAIDGAIRHSCNGYFFDIGRLIGIDKLNQWTKLFGFGAKTGIELPGEAEGIIASRQYSEEVLDRIWTAGNTIQAAIGQSDNMFTPIQLAGYVQTIASEGKRYKLHIVKSVKSYHYDKIILENTPELVENIELSKDTVSSVKKGMERVMLETSIAWRFADLGIKVAGKTGTAQVPKGSANGTFVCYAPADDPQIAIAVVVEHAGEGGLISPIAKDILASYFSVKETGDTIDRESVLIS comes from the coding sequence TATTTGCGGTGAAAGCTATCTTGAAAAATCTCAAAAAAGTGTCTTGAGAAGCGCAACCGTTATTGCACCCAGGGGCGAGATTGTAGATAGATTAGGCAGACCTCTTGTTTCTAACCGTATAGGATATACAGTTACACTGGAAAAAGATATGATGGAAGATATAAATGCTACGTTGAAACGTCTTGTTGAAGTTTTAGATGAAAACGGAGATGTTTTTGAAGATAATTTTCCTATTACATTAAATGAACCTTATGATTTTTTGGAATATAACACTGAAAACAAAGGTGTGTTATCTTCATCTTTTAAAGCTTATCTTAAAAAACGTAAAATAAACATAGAATCAACTCCTCAGGAAATTGTTACACAGCTTAAGTCTTATTATGAATTAAATGACTATGATGAGCTTATGGCAAGAAAAATTATAGGTATCCGCTGTGAGCTTGATTTAGGCGGTTATGCTGCTACTGGATATATATTGGCAAATGATATTTCGATTAACTCGGTTACTAAAATTAAAGAGGATTATGAAAATTTTAAAGGTATAAGCGTCGATACTACACCGATTCGAGAGTATGATCAAGCGGATATTGCAGCACATATTTTAGGTAGGGTCGGAATGATATATGCCGAAGAATATCCTGCTTTAAAAGCACAGGGGTACAGTCTTAACGACCAAGTTGGTAAAGACGGAATCGAAAATACTTGCGAAAAATATCTGAAAGGAATAAACGGTTTAAAGCAAGTAGAAAAAAACACATCGGGACAGATAACCTCTATAATAGAAAGTAAACAGGCTATTCCCGGAAATAATGTTATTTTGACAATAGACAGCGATTTACAAAGAGTTGCGGAAAAAGCTCTTGAAAAAAGAATTAATGAAATAAAAGAAGAGGCTTATACCGTTTACGGACGAGATGGTATGGGTGCAGACGTCCAAGGCGGTGCTGTGGTAGTTGTTGAGGTTAACACAGGGGAAATTTTAGCACTTGCAAATTATCCCACATATAAGCTTGAAACCTACAACAAGGATTTTTCGGAAAATATAAATAACCCTTTGAAACCGCTTTTGAACAGGGGAATTTCGGGAACTTATCCGCCCGGCTCAACCTTTAAAATGCTTACGGGTATAGCGGGATTAGAAGAAAAGGTAGTTAATATAAATACTACTTACAGTTGTTACGGCAGCTACACTTATTACGCAGATGCAGGATATTCTCCGAGATGTTATGCAGGAATGGCACACGGAACAAATGCAATTGACGGCGCTATAAGACATTCCTGTAACGGATATTTCTTTGATATAGGTCGTTTGATTGGTATTGATAAGCTCAATCAATGGACTAAATTATTTGGCTTTGGCGCTAAAACAGGAATAGAACTTCCCGGAGAAGCTGAAGGAATAATAGCAAGCAGACAGTATTCGGAAGAAGTATTAGATAGAATATGGACTGCAGGAAACACAATACAGGCGGCAATCGGTCAATCGGATAATATGTTTACTCCGATTCAGCTTGCAGGTTATGTTCAAACTATCGCTTCGGAGGGTAAAAGATATAAGCTTCATATAGTTAAATCTGTTAAAAGCTATCATTACGATAAAATTATTTTGGAGAATACTCCGGAGTTAGTTGAAAATATTGAACTATCCAAGGATACTGTTTCAAGTGTTAAAAAGGGTATGGAACGTGTTATGCTTGAAACATCTATAGCGTGGCGTTTTGCCGATTTAGGAATAAAAGTAGCGGGTAAAACAGGAACTGCTCAAGTGCCAAAAGGTTCAGCTAACGGTACCTTTGTGTGTTATGCTCCGGCAGATGACCCTCAAATTGCTATTGCGGTTGTAGTAGAGCATGCGGGAGAGGGCGGACTAATTTCACCTATTGCAAAGGATATTTTAGCATCATATTTTTCCGTTAAAGAAACAGGAGACACAATTGATAGGGAAAGCGTTTTAATAAGTTAG
- a CDS encoding ATP-binding cassette domain-containing protein — MIEVSNLSKLYGSKVAVNNVNFSIEAGEIVGLLGPNGAGKSTTMNIMTGYLSANTGTVKIGGFDIFENPAAAKKKIGYLPEQPPLYFDMTVKEYLNFVYDLKGCTLERKPHIKEVCEVVKIKDVYNRLIGNLSKGYKQRVGLAQALINAPEVLILDEPTVGLDPKEIIEIRNLIKRLGKSRTVILSSHILSEIQAVCERILVINNGRLVADSTQDLLTKENTNLKMSIRIGANQNEALKVLKNIDGVKYCEPTTSFEKGTCDFLIEAQSGIDIRRPMFKALAEKDMPILELKPVDMTLEDAFLNIVGENKGGIKE, encoded by the coding sequence ATGATAGAAGTTAGTAATTTATCTAAGCTTTACGGTTCTAAGGTTGCAGTAAATAATGTTAACTTCAGCATAGAAGCCGGCGAAATTGTCGGACTGTTAGGTCCTAACGGTGCGGGAAAGTCGACAACTATGAACATAATGACCGGTTATTTGTCTGCTAATACGGGAACTGTTAAAATCGGCGGATTTGATATTTTTGAAAATCCTGCAGCGGCGAAAAAGAAAATAGGATATTTGCCTGAACAGCCACCTTTATATTTTGATATGACTGTTAAAGAGTATCTTAATTTTGTTTATGACCTTAAAGGATGTACTCTTGAAAGAAAGCCCCATATAAAAGAAGTGTGTGAGGTTGTTAAAATAAAAGATGTTTATAATCGTCTTATAGGAAATCTTTCAAAAGGCTATAAACAAAGAGTGGGACTTGCTCAGGCTTTAATAAATGCGCCCGAAGTGCTTATTCTTGACGAGCCTACTGTAGGTCTTGACCCTAAAGAAATAATTGAAATAAGAAATCTTATTAAAAGACTCGGAAAAAGCAGAACAGTTATTTTAAGCTCACATATTCTTTCAGAAATTCAAGCGGTATGCGAAAGAATTCTTGTTATCAATAACGGACGTCTTGTTGCTGACAGTACTCAGGATTTACTTACAAAAGAAAATACAAATCTTAAAATGTCAATACGCATAGGAGCAAATCAAAATGAAGCTCTTAAGGTGTTAAAAAATATTGACGGAGTAAAATACTGTGAGCCTACAACAAGCTTTGAAAAGGGAACCTGTGATTTCCTTATAGAAGCTCAGTCAGGAATTGATATCAGACGTCCTATGTTTAAAGCTCTTGCAGAGAAGGATATGCCTATTTTAGAGCTCAAACCTGTAGATATGACTCTTGAAGATGCATTCCTTAATATAGTTGGTGAAAATAAAGGAGGAATAAAAGAATGA
- a CDS encoding histidine--tRNA ligase — protein sequence MKLITSLPRGTRDILPEECKKWQYIEDVIRKTAQSFNLNEVRFPTFEHRALFEHGVGDNTDVVQKEMYTFFDKGGREITLRPEGTSGVVRLVLENGLFAQSLPQKLYYLISCFRYEKPQAGRLREFHQFGIEFFGASDPSADAEIISCAKTIFDNLKIKNLSLEINSIGCKECREKYYNALREYFSSYSDDLCETCNSRLQKNPMRILDCKSQICSKIADNAPKILDYICDDCKNHFEGVKELLDIMNIKYTVNPHIVRGLDYYSGTVFEFVSNEIGAQGTVCGGGRYDGLSQIIGDQALAGIGFAMGLERILLLMEAQGIEFDTQPKSDIYFAYIGEKGKNEAIKQTLVLRRLGFSAETDIVGRGLKAQMKYADKINARYTVVLGDNEVEAQKAVIKDMQSGEKTEIEIEKIIEFLK from the coding sequence ATGAAGCTTATAACAAGCTTACCGAGAGGAACAAGAGATATTCTTCCGGAAGAATGTAAAAAATGGCAGTATATTGAGGATGTTATCAGAAAAACAGCTCAAAGCTTTAATTTGAATGAGGTAAGATTTCCCACATTTGAACACAGAGCTCTTTTTGAACACGGAGTAGGAGATAATACTGATGTTGTTCAAAAAGAAATGTATACCTTTTTCGATAAAGGCGGAAGAGAGATTACTCTTCGTCCCGAAGGTACATCAGGAGTTGTAAGGCTTGTTTTGGAAAACGGTCTTTTTGCTCAAAGCCTTCCGCAAAAGCTTTATTATCTTATTTCGTGCTTTAGATATGAGAAGCCGCAGGCGGGAAGACTCAGAGAATTCCATCAGTTTGGAATAGAGTTTTTCGGAGCTTCTGACCCTTCTGCAGATGCTGAAATAATTTCTTGTGCAAAAACTATTTTTGATAATTTAAAAATAAAAAATTTATCACTTGAGATTAACTCCATAGGCTGTAAAGAATGTCGTGAAAAATATTATAATGCATTAAGAGAATATTTTTCTTCCTATTCAGATGATTTGTGCGAAACCTGTAACAGCCGTTTGCAGAAAAATCCTATGCGTATTCTTGACTGTAAGAGTCAGATATGTTCAAAAATTGCTGATAACGCCCCTAAAATTCTTGATTATATCTGCGATGATTGTAAAAATCATTTTGAGGGTGTTAAAGAATTACTCGATATAATGAATATAAAATATACTGTTAATCCTCATATAGTAAGAGGTCTTGATTATTACAGCGGTACTGTTTTCGAATTTGTTTCCAATGAAATAGGCGCACAGGGAACTGTTTGCGGAGGCGGACGTTATGACGGCCTTTCACAAATAATCGGAGACCAGGCTTTAGCGGGTATAGGCTTTGCTATGGGATTAGAACGAATTTTGCTTCTTATGGAAGCACAAGGCATAGAGTTTGACACTCAGCCTAAATCCGATATTTATTTTGCTTATATTGGTGAAAAAGGAAAAAATGAAGCAATAAAACAAACACTTGTTTTACGTCGATTGGGATTTTCTGCAGAAACAGATATTGTTGGCAGAGGATTAAAGGCGCAAATGAAATATGCCGATAAAATAAATGCGCGTTATACAGTTGTTTTGGGTGATAATGAGGTTGAAGCTCAGAAAGCTGTAATTAAAGATATGCAATCCGGCGAAAAAACAGAAATTGAAATAGAAAAAATAATTGAATTTTTGAAATAA
- a CDS encoding ABC transporter, with product MIAILKKELRSMFLSPLAYVVIGGFTFLSAFSFLSSTLASMTSDVTSFFSSLVLWIIIIVAILSMKIFSDEKKSKTDQLLLTSPVSLTQIVLGKFLASYIVYLISMAITFIYMLIVVIFGQLEWGIVFANYLGLFLLGAAVVSIGVFVSSLTESALVSALLTLIILFLSYLASSFAYVIVSFTTGLPEIIVSGISSFIGVLAIFDKYNTFASGMLDFTAIVYYLSITAIFLFLTVRVFEKRRWS from the coding sequence ATGATTGCTATTTTGAAAAAAGAATTGCGCTCAATGTTTTTATCTCCTCTTGCATATGTAGTTATAGGCGGCTTTACTTTTCTTTCAGCTTTTTCTTTTTTATCTTCAACTTTGGCATCTATGACAAGTGATGTAACATCATTTTTTTCAAGTCTTGTCCTTTGGATAATTATTATTGTTGCGATTTTGTCAATGAAGATATTTTCAGATGAAAAGAAATCAAAAACAGACCAATTGTTGCTTACCTCTCCTGTTTCTTTAACACAAATTGTATTAGGTAAATTTTTAGCAAGCTATATTGTTTATTTAATTTCAATGGCTATAACCTTTATTTATATGCTGATTGTTGTTATTTTCGGTCAGCTTGAATGGGGAATTGTTTTTGCTAATTATTTGGGATTGTTTCTTTTAGGAGCGGCTGTTGTTTCAATAGGTGTATTTGTATCTTCTCTTACAGAAAGTGCTCTTGTAAGTGCACTCTTAACTCTTATCATTTTATTTCTTTCCTATCTTGCCAGCTCCTTTGCCTATGTTATTGTTTCATTTACAACAGGACTTCCCGAGATAATTGTAAGCGGTATCAGCTCTTTTATCGGTGTACTTGCAATTTTTGATAAATATAATACTTTTGCATCAGGAATGCTTGATTTTACTGCTATTGTGTATTATTTAAGCATAACAGCGATATTTTTATTCTTAACTGTAAGAGTATTTGAAAAGAGGAGGTGGAGTTAA
- the aspS gene encoding aspartate--tRNA ligase, with translation MKRTKYCGNFNSSDIGQVHTVTGWVQRTRNLGGLLFIDLRDRTGIVQLTFDEAYSKELFDKAYSIRSEFVLQATGKVRGRGEGAINKTIATGEVEILVDGLTVLSVAQTPPFEIVENCQTNEELRLKYRYLDLRRPDVQRCLMLRHRVVKIARDYYDKNGFLEIETPIMTKSTPEGARDYLVPSRVHPGSFYALPQSPQLYKQLLMLSGYDRYMQIARCFRDEDLRADRQPEFTQIDLEMSFIDENDIMSINEGFIKKAFEEALGIEIQTPFLRMPYKEAMDRFGSDKPDIRFGFELCDISKEVENCGFKVFDSTLENGGSVRCINIKGFAQNMSRREIDGLAEFVKTYGAKGLAWMKSLNGEVTSSFAKFITDEQVLENIKKKADFEDNDVIFVVADKNSVVYASLGALRCEIAKRLQLINEDEYKFLWVTEFPLVEFDEEENRCVAMHHPFTAPMEEDIEYMETEPLKVRARAYDMVLNGVELGGGSIRIHSQELQQKMFRTLGFTNEEAQDKFGFLLNAFKYGVPPHGGLAFGLDRLIMLMAKRDSIRDVIAFPKVQNASELMNSCPSEVEAKQLEELSIKIDIKQN, from the coding sequence ATGAAAAGAACAAAATATTGCGGAAATTTTAACTCATCTGATATAGGTCAGGTACATACTGTTACGGGATGGGTACAAAGAACAAGAAATCTCGGCGGTCTTTTATTTATTGATTTGAGAGATAGAACAGGTATTGTTCAGCTTACCTTTGATGAAGCTTACAGCAAGGAGCTTTTTGATAAAGCTTATTCCATACGTTCTGAGTTTGTTTTGCAAGCAACAGGAAAGGTAAGAGGAAGAGGAGAAGGAGCAATAAATAAAACTATTGCTACAGGTGAAGTAGAAATTCTTGTTGATGGTTTGACTGTATTGTCAGTTGCTCAGACCCCACCCTTTGAAATTGTTGAAAACTGTCAGACAAACGAAGAGCTACGTTTAAAATATCGTTATTTGGATTTAAGACGCCCAGATGTTCAAAGATGTCTTATGCTACGTCATAGAGTAGTAAAAATCGCAAGAGATTACTACGATAAAAATGGATTTTTAGAGATAGAAACTCCTATAATGACTAAAAGTACCCCTGAAGGTGCAAGAGACTATTTGGTGCCCAGCAGAGTGCATCCCGGCTCATTCTATGCGCTTCCTCAGTCACCTCAGTTGTATAAACAGCTTCTTATGTTATCAGGATATGATAGATATATGCAAATTGCCCGTTGCTTCCGTGACGAAGATTTGCGTGCTGACAGACAGCCTGAATTTACTCAGATAGACTTGGAAATGTCATTTATTGATGAAAATGATATTATGAGCATAAATGAAGGCTTTATCAAAAAAGCTTTTGAAGAAGCTTTGGGTATTGAAATACAAACTCCATTTTTAAGAATGCCCTATAAAGAGGCTATGGACAGATTTGGCTCTGATAAGCCTGATATCCGCTTCGGTTTTGAACTTTGTGATATTTCAAAAGAAGTGGAAAACTGCGGCTTTAAGGTATTTGACAGTACTTTAGAAAACGGCGGCAGTGTTCGTTGTATTAATATTAAAGGCTTTGCACAGAATATGTCACGCCGTGAAATAGACGGACTTGCAGAATTTGTTAAGACTTACGGTGCAAAGGGACTTGCTTGGATGAAATCTCTAAACGGAGAAGTAACATCATCCTTTGCTAAATTTATTACCGATGAGCAAGTGCTTGAGAATATTAAGAAAAAAGCTGATTTTGAAGACAATGATGTTATCTTTGTAGTGGCTGATAAGAATTCTGTAGTATATGCTTCTTTGGGTGCATTACGTTGCGAAATTGCTAAGAGATTACAGCTTATTAACGAGGATGAATATAAATTCCTTTGGGTTACCGAATTTCCTCTTGTTGAATTTGATGAAGAGGAAAACCGTTGCGTAGCTATGCATCATCCTTTTACTGCACCTATGGAAGAAGATATTGAGTATATGGAAACAGAGCCGTTGAAAGTACGTGCAAGAGCGTATGATATGGTTTTAAACGGCGTTGAATTGGGTGGCGGTTCTATAAGAATTCACTCTCAGGAGCTTCAGCAAAAGATGTTCCGTACTCTTGGATTTACCAATGAAGAGGCTCAGGATAAATTTGGATTTTTATTAAACGCATTCAAATACGGAGTACCTCCTCACGGTGGCTTGGCATTTGGTCTTGACAGACTTATTATGCTTATGGCTAAGAGAGATTCTATACGTGACGTTATTGCTTTCCCGAAAGTACAAAATGCATCAGAGCTTATGAACTCTTGTCCTTCTGAGGTTGAAGCTAAGCAACTTGAAGAACTAAGCATTAAAATAGATATTAAACAAAATTAA
- the minD gene encoding septum site-determining protein MinD, whose protein sequence is MIKNEEVRGLAEVITVASGKGGVGKTSICAALSAALAKKGKKVLVIDADAGLRNLDLVFGMQDLCIYDYLDLYMERCDFEECAISHPSLENLFIVAAPVNCIEALENKNALKHICSLASDKFDFIFIDAPAGIGDGFYSAIYPADRVYIIATHDTTSMRDAERAANLAKQAGIYECRLIINRVRSNLLKKKLAANIDDMIDAVCVRLIGVVPEDEGIIVFSNAGIPAALCKSISTKAIDNIARRICGEKIDLFKFWKY, encoded by the coding sequence TTGATTAAAAATGAAGAGGTGAGAGGGTTGGCTGAAGTAATTACCGTGGCATCTGGAAAAGGCGGAGTCGGTAAAACTTCGATTTGTGCGGCACTTTCAGCTGCTCTTGCTAAAAAAGGAAAAAAAGTCTTAGTAATTGATGCGGATGCAGGATTAAGAAATCTTGACCTTGTATTCGGAATGCAGGACTTATGTATTTATGATTACTTGGATTTGTACATGGAAAGATGTGATTTTGAAGAGTGCGCTATATCGCACCCTTCCTTAGAAAATCTTTTTATTGTTGCAGCACCGGTCAACTGTATTGAAGCTTTGGAAAATAAAAATGCTTTAAAACATATTTGTTCCCTTGCTTCCGATAAGTTTGATTTTATTTTTATTGATGCTCCTGCAGGAATAGGGGACGGATTTTACAGTGCTATATATCCTGCTGACAGAGTATACATTATTGCAACCCATGATACAACTTCAATGAGAGATGCTGAAAGAGCTGCTAATCTTGCAAAACAGGCGGGAATTTACGAGTGCCGTCTTATTATTAATAGAGTTCGTTCAAATCTTTTGAAAAAGAAGCTTGCTGCGAATATAGATGATATGATTGATGCGGTTTGTGTACGCCTTATAGGTGTCGTTCCCGAAGATGAAGGGATAATAGTTTTTTCAAATGCGGGAATTCCTGCTGCTCTTTGTAAAAGCATATCAACTAAAGCTATTGATAATATAGCCCGTAGAATATGCGGAGAAAAAATAGATTTGTTTAAATTTTGGAAATATTAG
- the mgsA gene encoding methylglyoxal synthase, translating into MNIALIAHDKKKELMVQFCIAYCGILSRHSLCATGTTGKLVSEATGLKINSFLSGAQGGDQQIAGRIAYNEIDILLFFRDPITAKSTEPDEMSLLRLCDMHNIPVATNAATAEVLIMALDRGDLNWRDIVNPKK; encoded by the coding sequence ATGAATATTGCGCTTATTGCACATGATAAAAAGAAGGAACTTATGGTACAGTTCTGTATCGCTTATTGCGGTATTTTAAGTAGACATTCTCTTTGCGCTACCGGAACAACAGGAAAGCTTGTATCTGAAGCTACAGGTTTAAAAATCAATTCATTTTTAAGCGGTGCTCAAGGTGGAGACCAGCAGATTGCAGGAAGAATTGCATATAACGAAATTGATATTTTGCTGTTTTTCCGTGACCCCATTACAGCAAAATCAACTGAGCCTGATGAAATGTCTCTTTTGCGTCTTTGTGATATGCACAATATTCCGGTTGCTACAAATGCAGCAACTGCTGAGGTGCTTATAATGGCGCTTGACAGAGGGGACTTGAATTGGCGTGATATTGTAAATCCAAAAAAATAA